In the Oncorhynchus gorbuscha isolate QuinsamMale2020 ecotype Even-year linkage group LG05, OgorEven_v1.0, whole genome shotgun sequence genome, one interval contains:
- the ckap2l gene encoding cytoskeleton-associated protein 2-like isoform X2, with protein sequence MSQVTRLQIAMDAEEIVAQLNRKELRKQQLIEYLAAKGRLKPPNPKPYLRDAVKAKQITMSTVKDDLDPGKENRGPNALKMKKRVVKVQPLMANAVSQTTGTFCSTTNKQSSANGLLSATSSTARLNVLKGITKPSAVAPSHSTSLKTAPARSQSTVPTKRCPGTTNQPRPQPNPTVKVGNTRPSSAIPLASAGRTHSANTTRPKSNITGKPANTLHTVGTRPNTAGTRPNTAGTRPNTAGTRPNTAGTRPNTAGTRPNTAGTRPNTAGTRPNTAGTRPNTGSARMSPSTLVKTKTSLVSVQMQPRSTTVPAPASVSFTPLVLNRACPSTSPVPAVTQKPPVTTQRRTNPFTGVSETNQRTTALAADNGQRRSQAVSRTDSKPLPERSSKPAGQKQPVTGPKPIIQGPAGPGHKTAASKPGDIQRAGSQHRAEARGAGASTRIWKAASRASTGITGSQWQNTALSRAMHAAVAAMGQKSSAEENRDMESGSADTDTKNEPNALSPSSTSPACWPRPHSSTASGVWIPQTVPRSAKKSSHGQEEVGWEAGVGLKTPRDQARVVPKTEGRRKMTAAQEERMQKLQEWRENRGISYKRPPMPVRPPRVRRTLAIPQAYWDGMEEEVEARSLVEAVDRCLADCIKLLNESLAAENWKERQPEEELVLGVTREIYLLERARATGLPVLPGAGDAVHCAHGREVFQVLDLPGPSDGAPGQPGGAAAV encoded by the exons ATGTCTCAAGTGACTAGATTACAAATAGCAATGGACGCGGAAGAAATTGTTGCCCAACTTAACAGAAAAG AATTGCGCAAGCAGCAGTTGATAGAGTACTTAGCAGCAAAAGGAAGACTGAAGCCACCAAACCCAAA ACCTTATCTTCGAGATGCCGTTAAAGCAAAGCAGATCACCATGTCTACCGTGAAGGATGAT CTGGACCCGGGAAAAGAGAACCGGGGTCCAAATGCTCTCAAGATGAAAAAGAGAGTGGTGAAGGTTCAACCTCTGATGGCCAACGCCGTTTCCCAAACCACAGGCACCTTCTGCAGTACCACCAACAAACAGAGCTCCGCCAACGGTCTCCTCTCTGCAACATCGAGTACCGCACGTCTCAACGTGCTCAAAGGCATTACAAAGCCTTCTGCGGTTGCCCCAAGTCACTCAACCAGCCTGAAGACGGCTCCAGCCAGATCACAATCCACTGTCCCTACCAAAAGATGCCCAGGCACCACCAACCAACCCAGACCCCAGCCTAATCCAACAGTTAAAGTCGGCAACACACGCCCTAGCTCAGCCATACCCCTGGCAAGCgctggtagaacacattcagccaACACAACCAGACCAAAGTCAAATATTACTGGGAAACCCGCTAACACTCTCCACACAGTCGGCACGCGGCCCAACACAGCCGGCACGCGGCCCAACACAGCCGGCACGCGGCCCAACACAGCCGGCACGCGGCCCAACACAGCCGGCACGCGGCCCAACACAGCCGGCACGCGGCCCAACACAGCCGGCACGCGGCCCAACACAGCCGGGACGCGGCCCAACACAGCCGGCACGCGGCCCAACACCGGTAGTGCCAGAATGAGTCCGAGCACATTGGTTAAAACCAAGACAAGTCTTGTGTCTGTCCAGATGCAGCCTAGAAGCACCACCGTCCCTGCTCCAGCATCAGTCTCCTTCACCCCCCTGGTCTTGAACAGAGCATGCCCAAGCACCAGCCCAGTCCCAGCTGTGACCCAAAAGCCACCAGTTACTACTCAGAGGAGAACAAATCCCTTCACTGGCGTGAGTGAGACTAACCAGAGGACAACTGCCTTGGCTGCGGACAATGGGCAAAGGAGGAGCCAAGCTGTGAGCAGGACTGATTCCAAACCACTCCCAGAGAGATCCAGTAAACCAGCAGGGCAGAAACAACCTGTCACTGGACCTAAACCCATCATCCAAGGCCCTGCTGGTCCTGGGCACAAGACTGCAGCTTCGAAGCCAGGTGATATTCAGAGGGCTGGATCACAGCACAGGGCCGAGGCTAGAGGAGCAGGAGCCAGCACTCGGATATGGAAGGCTGCCTCTCGAGCCTCCACCGGGATAACAGGAAGCCAATGGCAGAACACGGCTCTGAGTAGGGCCATGCATGCAGCTGTGGCTGCGATGGGACAGAAAAGCAGCGCCGAGGAAAACCGAGACATGGAGAGCGGGTCGGCAGACACCGACACCAAGAATGAACCCAATGCTCTATCGCCCTCATCAACATCTCCGGCGTGTTGGCCTAGGCCTCACAGCAGCACAGCAAGTGGTGTGTGGATCCCCCAGACGGTGCCTCGCTCTGCCAAAAAGTCCAGCCATGGCCAGGAGGAGGTGGGGTGGGAGGCTGGTGTTGGCCTTAAGACACCCAGAGACCAGGCCAGGGTCGTGCCCAAGACCGAGGGTCGCAGGAAGATGACAGCTGCCCAGGAAGAGAGAAT GCAGAAGCTCCAGGAATGGCGTGAGAACAGGGGCATCTCCTACAAGCGTCCCCCCATGCCGGTGAGGCCTCCTCGGGTGCGGCGCACCTTGGCCATTCCTCAGGCTTACTGGGACGGTATGGAGGAGGAAGTTGAGGCCAGGTCTCTGGTTGAAGCTGTGGACCGGTGCCTGGCTGACTGCATCAAACTGCTGAATGAG tcattggcagcagagaactggaaggagaggcagccagaggaagagttggttctgggggtgaccagagagatatacctgctggagcgagcgcgtgctacag